The following proteins are encoded in a genomic region of Canis lupus familiaris isolate Mischka breed German Shepherd chromosome 6, alternate assembly UU_Cfam_GSD_1.0, whole genome shotgun sequence:
- the VCAM1 gene encoding vascular cell adhesion protein 1 precursor: MPRKMVVIFGASNILWMVFAVSQASKMEIFLEPRVAAQIGDVISLTCSTTGCETPSFSWRTQIDSPLNGKVKNEGNNSTLTMDPVSFNNEHAYLCTATCGSKKLEKGIQVEIYSFPKDPEIQLSGPLEVGKPVTVTCLVRDVYPFDRLEMNLLNGNDLLQSKDFLEPMEKKSLETKSLEVTFTPTNEDIGKGLVCRAQLHMDEIDFEPKERETTKELQVYISPRNTFISVTPSMRLQEGGSVTMTCASEGLPPPQIFWSKKLDNGNLQLLSGNATLTLIAMRLEDSGTYVCEGVNEVGKDGKEVELIVQEKPFTVEISPGPQIIAQIGDSVVLTCGVTDCESPSFSWRTQIDSPLSGTVKVEGAKSTLTLSPVNLENEHSYLCTVTCGHKKLEKGIKVDLYSFPRDPEVEMSGLLVDGNPVTVSCEVPNVYPSDRLEIELFKGETIIESKSFLEDMDKKSLETKSLEMTFIPTTEDTGKVLVCLAKLHIDEMEFEPKQRQSTQTLYVNVAPRDTTVVVSPSSIVEEGSPVNMTCSSDGLPAPNILWSRRLSNGRLQSLSEDPILTLTSAKMEDSGIYVCEGINQAGISRKEVELIIQVAPKDIQLIAFPSESVKEGDTVIISCTCGNVPKTWIILKKKAETGDTVLKSRDGAYTIHKVQLEDAGVYECESKNEAGLQLRSLTLDVKGRENNKDYFSPELLVLYCASSLIIPAIGMIIYFARRANMKGSYSLVEAQKSKV, translated from the exons CTCAAGCTTCGAAAATGGAGATCTTCCTTGAACCCAGAGTCGCTGCTCAGATTGGTGATGTCATTTCTCTGACTTGCAGTACGACGGGCTGTGAGACCCCATCTTTCTCTTGGAGAACCCAGATAGACAGTCCACTGAATGGGAAAGTGAAGAATGAGGGGAACAATTCCACGTTGACCATGGACCCTGTTAGCTTCAACAATGAACATGCTTACTTGTGTACAGCGACTTGTGGATCgaagaaactggaaaaaggcATTCAAGTGGAGATTTATT CTTTCCCTAAGGACCCAGAGATCCAACTGAGTGGCCCCCTAGAAGTTGGGAAGCCAGTCACAGTCACGTGTTTGGTCCGTGATGTTTACCCATTTGACAGGCTGGAGATGAATTTGCTGAATGGCAATGATCTCCTACAGAGTAAGGACTTTCTAGAGCCTATGGAGAAGAAGTCCCTGGAGACCAAGAGTTTGGAGGTAACCTTCACTCCTACCAATGAGGATATTGGGAAAGGTCTTGTTTGCCGAGCACAATTACACATGGATGAAATTGACTTTGAGCCCAAAGAAAGGGAGACTACCAAAGAGCTACAAGTCTACA TCTCACCCAGGAACACATTTATCTCTGTGACTCCCTCTATGAGGCTGCAAGAAGGCGGTTCTGTGACAATGACATGTGCCAGTGAAGGCCTACCACCTCCACAGATTTTCTGGAGCAAAAAATTAGATAATGGGAATCTACAGCTCCTCTCTGGGAATGCAACTCTCACTTTAATTGCTATGAGGCTGGAAGATTCTGGAACATATGTCTGTGAAGGTGTCAATGAAGTCGGGAAGGATGGAAAAGAGGTGGAATTAATCGTTCAAG AGAAACCATTCACTGTTGAGAtctccccaggaccccagattaTCGCTCAGATCGGTGATTCAGTTGTGTTAACATGTGGTGTCACAGACTGCGAGTCCCCATCTTTCTCTTGGAGAACCCAGATAGATAGTCCTCTGAGTGGGACGGTGAAGGTTGAAGGGGCCAAGTCTACGCTGACCCTAAGCCCTGTGAATTTGGAGAATGAACATTCTTATCTGTGCACCGTGACCTGTGGACATAAGAAATTGGAAAAGGGAATTAAGGTGGACCTCTACT CATTCCCTAGAGATCCAGAGGTTGAGATGAGTGGTCTACTAGTGGATGGAAACCCAGTCACTGTGAGCTGCGAGGTTCCTAATGTGTATCCTTCTGACCGACTGGAGATTGAATTATTTAAGGGGGAGACTATCATAGAAAGTAAAAGCTTTCTGGAGGACATGGACAAGAAATCTCTAGAAACTAAGAGTTTGGAAATGACCTTCATCCCCACCACAGAAGATACTGGAAAAGTTCTTGTTTGTCTGGCTAAGTTACATATTGATGAAATGGAATTTGAACCCAAACAAAGGCAGAGTACACAGACACTTTATGTTAATG TTGCCCCCAGGGATACAACCGTCGTGGTCAGCCCCTCCTCCATCGTGGAGGAAGGTAGTCCTGTGAACATGACCTGCTCTAGCGATGGCCTTCCAGCTCCGAACATCCTGTGGAGCAGGCGGCTAAGTAATGGGCGCCTGCAGTCTCTTTCTGAGGATCCAATTCTCACCTTAACTTCTGCAAAAATGGAAGATTCTGGTATTTATGTGTGTGAAGGGATTAACCAGGCTGGAATAAGCAGAAAAGAAGTAGAATTAATTATCCAAG TTGCTCCGAAAGACATACAGCTTATAGCTTTTCCTTCTGAGAGTGTCAAGGAAGGAGACACTGTCATTATCTCCTGTACATGTGGAAATGTTCCAAAAACTTGGATAATCctgaagaaaaaagcagagacGGGAGACACAGTGCTAAAGTCCAGAGATGGTGCATATACCATCCACAAGGTCCAGTTAGAGGATGCGGGAGTGTACGAATGTGAATCTAAAAATGAGGCTGGCTTGCAATTAAGAAGTTTAACCCTCGATGTTAAAG gaagagaaaataacaagGACTATTTTTCTCCAGAACTACTCGTGCTTTATTGTGCATCTTCCTTGATAATACCAGCCATTGGGATGATCATTTACTTTGCCAGAAGAGCCAACATGAAGGGGTCATACAGTCTTGTAGAAGCACAGAAATCAAAAGTGTAG